From a single Canis lupus baileyi chromosome 14, mCanLup2.hap1, whole genome shotgun sequence genomic region:
- the RPL30 gene encoding large ribosomal subunit protein eL30, which translates to MVAAKKTKKSLESINSRLQLVMKSGKYVLGYKQTLKMIRHGKAKLVILANNCPALRKSEIEYYAMLAKTGVHHYSGNNIELGTACGKYYRVCTLAIIDPGDSDIIRSMPEQTGEK; encoded by the exons ATGGTGGCCGCGAAGAAGACG AAAAAGTCGCTGGAGTCGATCAACTCTAGGCTCCAACTGGTTATGAAAAGTGGAAAGTACGTGCTGGGGTACAAGCAGACCCTGAAAATGATCAGACACGGCAAAGCGAAACTGGTCATCCTGGCCAACAACTGCCCGGCTCTGAG GAAATCTGAAATAGAATACTACGCCATGTTGGCCAAAACTGGTGTCCATCACTATAGTGGCAATAATATTGAATTGGGCACAGCATGTGGGAAATACTACAGAGTATGCACACTGGCTATCATTGATCCAG gtgaTTCTGATATCATTAGAAGCATGCCAGAACAGACTGGTGAAAAGTAA
- the ERICH5 gene encoding glutamate-rich protein 5: MGCSSSALHKAGDGSRLRREESESCFAQPKPCTMGKESTLYGKVQKESPPQLEKLKISAVSTANGIKSLREQPSANNAADLPEDTQLLEGLKESGPPQPGGTDVTPETGKKKRDMGTVTEAQPLKGNAETESVETGTKYQPLRITGEQDSPGAVEGTENPQTAREMKPPGTAEKIPPLEAAKEPQPEEAMGKGKQTQCPETFPKENESSEVLEGSQFVEAAEEWQLQETLGKDELSQPLETSPKESESPEILEGSQFVETGEERQHEETLGKDEQSQLLETIPKENETPEILEGSPFVETAINDDLPHKTLEGPGNMEKIQPEGIIVGSMEHPVGILETGVNMDTVRKTHTNEEDQHIEGETGEKVETETENEKGGEGAGTKEETGEAVDLSAAT; the protein is encoded by the exons ATGGGCTGCTCCAGCAGCGCCCTCCACAAGGCCGGCGACGGCAGCAGGCTCCGCCGCG AAGAAAGTGAGTCCTGCTTTGCTCAGCCAAAACCATGTACAATGGGAAAAGAATCTACTCTTTATGGCAAGGTACAAAAGGAAAGCCCTCCCCAACTTGAGAAGCTCAAGATTTCAGCAGTGTCTACAGCTAATGGTATTAAATCACTCCGTGAACAGCCCTCGGCAAACAATGCTGCAGATCTACCAGAAGATACTCAGCTTCTAGAAGGACTCAAGGAGTCTGGGCCACCTCAGCCAGGTGGCACAGATGTTACtccagaaacaggaaaaaagaagagagacatgGGAACAGTGACAGAGgctcagcctttaaaaggaaatgCTGAGACTGAATCTGTAGAAACAGGCACCAAGTACCAGCCTTTGAGGATCACAGGAGAGCAGGACTCTCCTGGAGCAGTGGAAGGTACTGAGAATCCACAAACTGCCAGAGAGATGAAACCTCCAGGAACAGCTGAGAAAATCCCTCCTCTGGAAGCAGCTAAAGAACCACAACCTGAAGAAGCAATGGGAAAGGGTAAACAGACCCAATGCCCAGAAACATTTCCCAAGGAGAATGAATCTTCAGAAGTATTGGAAGGAAGTCAATTTGTGGAAGCAGCTGAAGAGTGGCAACTTCAAGAAACATTGGGAAAAGATGAGCTGTCCCAGCCTCTAGAAACAAGTCCCAAAGAGAGTGAGTCTCCAGAAATATTAGAAGGAAGCCAGTTTGTAGAAACAGGTGAAGAGCGGCAACATGAAGAAACATTGGGAAAAGATGAGCAGTCCCAACTTCTAGAAACAATTCCCAAAGAGAATGAAACACCAGAAATATTGGAAGGAAGTCCATTTGTGGAAACGGCTATAAACGATGATTTGCCCCATAAAACTCTTGAAGGTCCAGGAAACATGGAGAAGATTCAACCTGAAGGAATAATAGTTGGAAGCATGGAGCATCCAGTGGGAATTCTAGAAACAGGAGTAAATATGGACACAGTCAGGAAAACTCATACTAATGAAGAGGACCAACACATTGAAG